One region of Duncaniella freteri genomic DNA includes:
- the ribF gene encoding riboflavin biosynthesis protein RibF, whose translation MNLITKQDTSVRRIAAVGMYDGVHLGHRFLMDYLGAEARSRGLVPSVVTFSRHPLSLVRPLEAPALLNTLEERVRLIGESGVRDVILLSFSDSLRRMGAEEFLRTLKKRYAIDALVLGFNNRFGHDRLEGMEQYRAIGERVGVDVIPAPEYRGDAAPISSSIIRRYLTDGRVEDATRALGAHYSLAGRVVEGKRLGRALGFPTANLMPSAPEQLVPKTGAYAAYVTTPDGVRRCGVVNIGYRPTVSEGDAGGHVISIEAHIIDFVGYIYDEEIRVEFVKYLRPERRFPNTDKLAAQVKDDIAAARKCLGKQGA comes from the coding sequence ATGAATCTGATAACTAAACAGGACACGTCGGTGCGCCGCATTGCAGCCGTCGGGATGTATGACGGTGTGCATCTGGGTCACCGTTTCCTTATGGATTATCTTGGGGCTGAGGCCCGCAGCCGCGGGCTTGTGCCTTCGGTGGTGACGTTCTCCCGCCATCCGCTGTCGCTTGTGCGCCCTCTTGAGGCTCCTGCTCTGCTCAATACTCTCGAAGAGCGTGTGAGGCTTATCGGGGAGTCGGGGGTGAGGGATGTCATACTATTGAGTTTCAGCGATTCGCTGCGGCGCATGGGTGCCGAGGAGTTCCTGAGGACGCTCAAGAAGAGATATGCCATAGATGCCCTTGTGCTCGGCTTCAACAACCGTTTCGGGCATGACCGGCTTGAGGGTATGGAACAGTACAGGGCTATAGGCGAGCGTGTGGGGGTGGATGTGATTCCGGCTCCGGAGTATCGTGGTGATGCCGCGCCGATCAGCTCCTCGATAATACGCCGTTATCTCACTGACGGACGAGTGGAGGATGCGACGCGAGCTCTAGGCGCGCATTATTCGCTTGCGGGCAGAGTGGTGGAAGGGAAGAGGCTTGGGCGTGCGCTCGGGTTTCCCACTGCCAATCTCATGCCTTCCGCCCCGGAGCAGCTTGTGCCCAAGACCGGTGCCTATGCCGCTTATGTGACCACTCCTGACGGGGTGAGACGCTGCGGCGTGGTGAACATAGGGTACCGCCCTACGGTGAGCGAAGGTGACGCCGGGGGGCATGTGATCTCCATAGAGGCTCATATAATTGATTTTGTGGGATATATCTACGATGAGGAGATAAGGGTGGAGTTTGTGAAATATCTGCGCCCGGAGAGGAGGTTCCCCAACACTGACAAGCTTGCCGCGCAGGTGAAGGATGATATCGCCGCCGCAAGGAAATGCCTCGGGAAACAAGGGGCTTGA